The Kribbella shirazensis genomic interval GCAGGTCTCGAGCAGGCGGAGGCGCTCGGCGTCGTCCGCCACGTTGATCAGGAACGACATCATCAGCACGACGTCGAACTGGCGGTCGAGCCGGAGGTCGGCGATCGTGGAGCGGATCGCTTCGGTCTCGGTGATCCGCGCGAGCATGTCCGGTGACTCGTCGACGGCGACGACCTGGTGGCCGAGGGCGAGCAGCGGGCGGGTGACCCGCCCGACCCCGCAGCCGAGCTCGAGGATGCTGCTGTTCGGTGCGATCGCGGCGTTGATCAGTTCGTCGTCGCCACCCGCCGCCGATGTGATCTCGTAGAGTTCGATCGCGCTGCCGTCCGGCGCGTGCGCTCCCGGCCCCGTACCGCCCTGTCCGACTCTCACAAGTCGTGCCCTCCGTCTTTTGGCTCCTACTTCAATTATCTAAAGTCGGTCAAGTGAGCGACGTACCGGTGGAGCTCCTGCCGCATCTGCGGCGGGCGCGGGATGTTGCCGATCGCAACTACGCGGCGGCGCTCGATCTGGCCGCGCTGGCGGCGGCCGCCGGCGTGTCGAAGTACCACTTCCTGCGCTGTTTCGCGGCGGAGTACGGCGAGACGCCGATGCAGTACGTGACGCGGCGGCGGATCGAGCGGGCCTCGGATCTGCTGCGGGCGACGAACCTGACGGTGACGGAGGTGTGCGGGCTGGTCGGGTACAGCAGCCTGGGGTCGTTCTCGCAGCGGTTCACCGAGCTGGTCGGGATGACGCCGTCGGAGTACCAGCGGACGCAGGCCGGGTTGCGGATCCCGGGGTGCTTCGTGTTCATGCTGGGGCTGAAGTCCGCAATTCCGGAGAAGCCCGGCGACGGCGGAGTCGCCTACCGTCGTACGGAGAGCCCTGCCGAGGAGGAATCGTGATCACCAACATCAGCCTGATGAGCGTCTTCGTCAACGACGTCGATGAGGCGAAGGCGTTCTACACGGACAAGCTCGGGTTCGAGCTGAAGACCGACATCAAGCTGCCCGACTTCCGCTGGTGCACCGTGTGCCACCCCGATCACCCGGAGCTGGAGCTGCAGCTGGCGCTGCCGGGCCCGCCGCTGGACGAGGAGGCCACCGCGGCCGTCAAGCGGATGATGGCGAAGGGCACGATGCACGGTTTCGGCATCGCGACCGACGACTGCCGCAAGACGTTCGCGGAGCTGACCGCCAAGGGCGTCGAGTACATCCAGGAGCCGTCGGACCGTCCGTACGGCGTGGAGGCGGTACTGCGCGACAACTCCGGGAACTGGCTCGTCCTCGTCGAGCAGAAGCCGTACACCGCGGAGGACTTCGCCTGAGCGTTACGGCATGCTTGCCGGATGGACATCACGGTCGATCCGGTCGGACTGACACCGCCGTACGAACAGGTGCGCTCGCAGCTCGAGGCGATGATCCGCTCCGGGGAGCTGGCCCGGGGGACCCGTCTGCCGACGGTACGGCAGCTGTCGCTCGATCTCGGGCTGGCCGTGAACACGGTGGCGCGCGCGTACAAGGAGCTGGAAGCCGACCAGCTGGTCGAGACCCGCGGGCGCAACGGAACGTTCGTGCTGGCGTCCCGCAGCCAGACCAACGACGCAGCGACCCACGCCGCCGCCCTGAAGCTCGCCGCAGCCGCCCGCCAGGCGGGCCTGTCCCTGGCCGAAGCCACGGAGATCCTGCAACGCGCCTGGTAGG includes:
- a CDS encoding methyltransferase domain-containing protein, whose amino-acid sequence is MRVGQGGTGPGAHAPDGSAIELYEITSAAGGDDELINAAIAPNSSILELGCGVGRVTRPLLALGHQVVAVDESPDMLARITETEAIRSTIADLRLDRQFDVVLMMSFLINVADDAERLRLLETCAHHVRPGGSVLLQQEVPGRRHAPAVLENDNRTMVISDVEDLPGGAQAATLAYTIDGRSWSQRIITKNLAEDELAAQLATAGLRRTEYLTPDKAWVRAQPI
- a CDS encoding helix-turn-helix domain-containing protein; the protein is MSDVPVELLPHLRRARDVADRNYAAALDLAALAAAAGVSKYHFLRCFAAEYGETPMQYVTRRRIERASDLLRATNLTVTEVCGLVGYSSLGSFSQRFTELVGMTPSEYQRTQAGLRIPGCFVFMLGLKSAIPEKPGDGGVAYRRTESPAEEES
- a CDS encoding VOC family protein; the encoded protein is MITNISLMSVFVNDVDEAKAFYTDKLGFELKTDIKLPDFRWCTVCHPDHPELELQLALPGPPLDEEATAAVKRMMAKGTMHGFGIATDDCRKTFAELTAKGVEYIQEPSDRPYGVEAVLRDNSGNWLVLVEQKPYTAEDFA
- a CDS encoding GntR family transcriptional regulator, translating into MDITVDPVGLTPPYEQVRSQLEAMIRSGELARGTRLPTVRQLSLDLGLAVNTVARAYKELEADQLVETRGRNGTFVLASRSQTNDAATHAAALKLAAAARQAGLSLAEATEILQRAW